The following proteins are encoded in a genomic region of Sulfurimonas sp. HSL3-7:
- a CDS encoding peptidase C15 has protein sequence MEHKILITTFATWKSHQPSNASDDLLGLLLKKELDFFQHLRKIPVDFELAPQHVLIRFNELRPKVLVCCGMAEERTKLNVESRAVRDEKVLHTGIDLQQLTADLVMTEISHDTGRFVCNALYYSMLEHLAAQEGEHHCLFIHVPVLTEENKEALAEDFERILQRISEMLL, from the coding sequence ATGGAGCATAAGATCTTAATCACAACCTTTGCCACATGGAAATCCCACCAGCCTTCGAATGCATCGGATGATCTGCTGGGTTTGCTGCTGAAAAAAGAGCTTGACTTTTTTCAGCATCTGCGAAAAATTCCTGTAGATTTTGAACTGGCACCTCAACATGTGCTTATCCGGTTCAATGAACTCAGGCCCAAAGTGCTGGTCTGCTGCGGTATGGCAGAAGAGCGCACAAAACTCAATGTAGAATCACGGGCCGTCCGGGACGAAAAGGTTCTTCATACGGGGATTGATCTGCAACAGTTGACTGCCGATCTTGTCATGACGGAGATCAGCCATGATACCGGAAGGTTCGTCTGTAACGCACTCTACTATTCGATGCTTGAACACCTCGCTGCTCAGGAGGGGGAACATCACTGTCTTTTTATCCATGTCCCGGTGTTGACGGAGGAGAATAAAGAGGCGCTGGCAGAGGACTTTGAACGCATATTACAACGGATTTCCGAGATGTTGCTGTAA
- a CDS encoding cache domain-containing protein, whose amino-acid sequence MSKIDLPRFVFIVLASMIISPFSYAEHVETKAQKRHAAEQLEHFVEDGAALISEKGEKAFDAFRQKGSKWFRGDQYLYVWDMNGLRYVYPPDRDREGDHVLGIKDIDGKPIGKLMVNIAASKEGRGWLHYRWPKPGQSAPEWKSTYVMKVQSPSGKVYLIGSGAYDMPVQESFVVDAVDSAVKLIEREGIRAFDTLRDRRSQYIYQDTYVFVIAEDGLELVNAAFPKLEGRNVMEYKDADGNYMVKAFIEVARNKGDGWVNYFWPKPGDVERYQKSTYVRKAMVDGKMFVVCAGLYRN is encoded by the coding sequence ATGTCTAAAATAGATCTACCGCGATTTGTCTTCATCGTATTGGCGAGTATGATAATCTCTCCATTCTCTTATGCCGAACATGTTGAGACAAAAGCACAAAAACGGCATGCCGCAGAACAGCTGGAGCACTTTGTCGAAGATGGGGCGGCATTGATCTCCGAAAAGGGAGAGAAGGCGTTTGATGCCTTCAGGCAGAAGGGGAGCAAATGGTTCCGTGGCGACCAATATCTCTATGTATGGGATATGAACGGATTACGGTACGTCTACCCGCCGGACAGAGACCGTGAGGGGGATCATGTCCTTGGAATTAAAGATATCGATGGCAAGCCGATCGGAAAGCTGATGGTCAACATCGCCGCATCAAAAGAGGGGAGAGGATGGCTCCATTACCGTTGGCCCAAACCCGGCCAGTCGGCTCCGGAGTGGAAAAGTACCTATGTGATGAAAGTGCAGAGCCCTTCGGGCAAGGTGTATCTTATCGGAAGCGGTGCCTATGACATGCCGGTACAAGAGTCATTTGTGGTGGATGCCGTTGACTCGGCGGTAAAACTGATCGAGCGTGAAGGGATAAGAGCATTCGATACGCTCAGGGACAGGCGGAGCCAGTACATCTATCAGGATACGTATGTTTTCGTGATTGCAGAAGATGGCTTGGAACTGGTTAATGCAGCCTTTCCAAAGCTTGAAGGGCGCAATGTGATGGAGTATAAAGATGCCGATGGAAATTATATGGTAAAAGCATTCATCGAAGTAGCCAGAAACAAAGGAGATGGCTGGGTAAATTATTTTTGGCCCAAACCCGGAGATGTTGAGAGATATCAAAAATCGACGTATGTCCGAAAAGCGATGGTTGACGGCAAGATGTTCGTTGTATGTGCTGGGCTGTATCGCAACTGA
- a CDS encoding cache domain-containing protein — MRFTVARFANIFLALLLMSAFAASSAAKERVDVVSQRQPSEDKLIKSEVETAVSMLQAIFAKHQEGEMSLAAAKKLGADLLRELRYGSEGYFWADTTEGINVVLYGRKDVEGKNRIDAKDQNGTLFIREFLKTAKNGGGYVEYWFPKRGESVARPKRSYVLLFKPFGWIIGSGYYR, encoded by the coding sequence ATGCGTTTCACCGTTGCGCGTTTTGCAAATATATTTCTGGCTCTTCTGTTGATGTCAGCCTTCGCTGCCTCTTCAGCTGCCAAAGAGAGAGTAGATGTTGTTTCACAAAGACAACCGTCCGAAGACAAGCTGATAAAGTCCGAGGTTGAAACAGCGGTAAGTATGCTGCAGGCGATCTTTGCAAAACATCAAGAGGGTGAGATGAGCCTTGCGGCAGCAAAAAAGCTGGGTGCCGACCTTCTGCGTGAACTCAGGTACGGCAGTGAAGGGTATTTCTGGGCCGATACGACGGAAGGTATCAATGTGGTTTTATACGGTCGAAAGGATGTGGAAGGAAAGAACAGGATTGACGCCAAGGACCAAAACGGTACACTCTTCATAAGAGAATTTCTGAAAACTGCCAAAAACGGCGGCGGATATGTCGAGTACTGGTTCCCGAAGAGAGGGGAGTCTGTCGCCCGGCCAAAACGATCCTACGTGCTCCTGTTCAAACCGTTCGGATGGATTATAGGAAGCGGATACTACCGCTGA
- a CDS encoding FAD binding domain-containing protein, with protein sequence MIYHRAEHLDDALNLIHQHPDFLLLCGSTDVAVQLSDQNTVQGLIDIGGLSELRAIEMGSESIHIGALATVTEIMESAAVRTHLPLLIAASEVFASHQIRNLATLGGNIANASPAADLTAVLLVLNATLTLGSKQGRREIALDELFCGYKCTKLDHEMILGITIPLQEHQWYYRKAGARERLNIAKVSLAVVKNSGGYCISGASLNPYALRLRHVEELLNSGDVSDEKISEALAQDIAPSGSFRSTKAYRTRVAFNMVKEAFSSLEAS encoded by the coding sequence ATGATCTATCACAGAGCCGAACATCTTGATGATGCGTTGAACCTGATCCATCAGCACCCCGACTTTCTCCTGCTTTGCGGCAGTACCGATGTCGCCGTACAGTTGAGCGACCAGAACACCGTACAGGGGCTGATCGATATCGGCGGTCTGAGCGAGCTCCGCGCCATTGAGATGGGCTCGGAAAGTATCCACATCGGGGCTTTGGCGACCGTTACGGAGATTATGGAGAGTGCCGCGGTACGCACCCATCTGCCGCTGCTGATCGCCGCGTCGGAGGTGTTTGCTTCGCATCAGATCCGAAACCTGGCGACACTCGGCGGCAATATCGCCAACGCCTCTCCGGCAGCGGACCTTACCGCCGTGCTGTTGGTACTGAATGCCACACTCACACTGGGCTCAAAGCAGGGACGGAGAGAGATAGCGCTCGACGAGCTCTTTTGCGGTTACAAATGTACGAAACTGGACCATGAGATGATACTGGGCATTACAATCCCCCTGCAGGAGCATCAATGGTATTACAGAAAGGCGGGCGCACGCGAACGGCTCAATATAGCAAAAGTGAGCCTGGCTGTGGTTAAAAACAGCGGAGGCTACTGCATCAGCGGGGCATCCCTTAACCCTTATGCCCTTCGGCTCAGACACGTCGAAGAGCTGCTCAACAGCGGCGATGTCAGTGACGAAAAGATCAGCGAAGCATTGGCACAGGATATCGCGCCGTCGGGCTCGTTCCGTTCGACCAAGGCGTATCGTACGCGGGTCGCATTCAATATGGTCAAAGAGGCCTTTTCCAGCTTGGAAGCGTCATGA
- a CDS encoding (2Fe-2S)-binding protein, which yields MQIRCTINSRPYRFECEPEERLLDVVRRLGMLSVKKGCGEGECGTCSLFFNGKLVNSCLLLAPQMQGAEIVTLEGLQKETETIRENFAKEGAVQCGFCTPGFVMRAYDYIIHEGSKDEKRVKEALDGNICRCTGYQKIVEAIVKSMS from the coding sequence ATGCAGATAAGATGTACGATAAACAGCAGACCTTACCGTTTTGAATGCGAACCGGAGGAGCGGCTCCTTGATGTTGTCAGGAGGCTGGGTATGCTCTCGGTGAAAAAGGGGTGCGGCGAAGGCGAGTGCGGCACGTGCTCTCTCTTTTTCAACGGCAAACTGGTCAACTCCTGCCTGCTTCTTGCGCCCCAGATGCAGGGAGCCGAAATCGTCACCCTGGAAGGGTTGCAGAAGGAGACGGAAACGATACGCGAAAACTTTGCCAAAGAGGGGGCGGTACAGTGCGGTTTTTGCACACCGGGGTTTGTCATGCGTGCCTATGACTACATCATACATGAGGGCAGCAAAGATGAAAAGCGCGTCAAAGAGGCATTGGACGGCAATATATGCCGCTGCACAGGCTACCAGAAAATCGTCGAAGCCATTGTAAAGAGTATGTCATGA
- a CDS encoding xanthine dehydrogenase family protein molybdopterin-binding subunit yields MSLVGQSVVRVDAASKSDGTLEYTDDLDFEGLYGAVVRSTIAHGNILSITFDETFDFSDFVIVDHRDIEGRNANVMLTDDQPFLAETKVRFIGEPILLLAHRSQRMLKEALKHIDITYEPLTPVLTVQESLDCKTLLYGDDNLFKTIRTEKGEEPDYTALKSLEKHYSTPHQEQLYMETQSMIARYCDGAVRIVGSMQCPFYVESALFALTGKKIEVEQAPTGGGFGGKEDYPSLIAAYVYLLSKKAKQDVKLVYDRAEDISFTTKRHPSALHYKSHFDETGKLHALDIEITLDGGAYVTLTPVVLARAVLHAAGFYDCGYIKVDARAVATNTPPNGAFRGFGAPQVIFGIERHMDDIARCLGISPMEVRERNLPHSRSVSVTGAKIGEYTRLRTLFETTRKASGFDEKEAAGTPYKGIGMALFMHGGGFTGEGETLLASKVWLDLHDNGMVEIRIGSVEMGQGTLTALPQIVADVLALPITMIRYHLPNTAKVADSGPTVASRTVMIVGELLREAANALKEALGRYGSEAEYLDAVRAYLKSGAQSRFQAAYQKPDTVQWDEEHFYGNGYDGYSLGCYVAEVEVDPVDYRVRVSDFYAYNDVGKVVNPMMAEGQVEGGVAQGIGYALYERIAYQDGKLRSSRLSDYSVPLAADLPKLHIAFLNTDEPSKGLGELPMDGPAAAIGNALTHALDTAFDNLTITPEVVEQKCR; encoded by the coding sequence ATGAGTCTCGTCGGTCAAAGTGTTGTACGGGTCGATGCCGCGTCCAAATCCGACGGTACCTTGGAGTATACCGACGATCTGGACTTTGAGGGTCTCTACGGTGCGGTTGTCCGTTCAACCATTGCGCACGGGAACATTCTTTCCATCACTTTTGACGAGACCTTTGATTTCTCGGATTTTGTGATCGTCGATCATCGTGATATCGAAGGCAGAAATGCCAACGTCATGCTGACCGATGACCAGCCTTTTCTAGCCGAAACAAAGGTGAGGTTTATCGGGGAACCGATCCTGCTGCTGGCGCACCGGTCTCAGAGGATGCTCAAAGAGGCACTCAAACATATCGATATCACCTATGAACCTTTGACACCTGTTCTGACGGTGCAGGAATCGCTCGATTGCAAAACCCTCCTCTACGGTGACGACAACCTCTTCAAGACCATCCGGACGGAAAAAGGTGAGGAACCCGATTATACAGCTCTGAAAAGCCTGGAAAAACACTACAGCACCCCGCATCAGGAACAGCTCTATATGGAGACGCAGAGCATGATCGCACGCTACTGTGACGGCGCCGTCAGGATCGTCGGGTCGATGCAGTGCCCTTTTTATGTGGAGTCCGCTCTCTTTGCGCTGACCGGGAAGAAGATCGAGGTCGAGCAGGCGCCGACCGGCGGCGGTTTTGGCGGCAAAGAGGATTACCCCTCCCTGATAGCGGCCTATGTCTATCTGCTGAGCAAAAAAGCCAAACAGGATGTGAAGCTCGTCTATGACCGCGCCGAAGATATTTCCTTTACCACCAAGCGCCACCCCTCGGCACTGCACTACAAAAGCCATTTTGACGAAACCGGAAAACTGCATGCCCTCGATATTGAGATAACGCTGGACGGCGGTGCCTACGTGACGCTTACCCCTGTCGTTTTGGCCCGGGCGGTACTGCATGCTGCCGGTTTCTATGATTGCGGCTATATCAAGGTGGATGCACGGGCCGTTGCGACCAACACGCCGCCAAACGGTGCTTTCAGAGGTTTCGGAGCACCCCAGGTGATCTTCGGGATCGAGCGGCATATGGATGATATCGCCCGCTGTCTCGGCATTTCGCCGATGGAGGTGCGCGAGAGAAATCTGCCCCACAGCCGTTCCGTCAGTGTCACGGGTGCAAAGATCGGGGAGTACACACGCTTGCGGACCCTCTTTGAAACCACGCGGAAAGCGAGTGGTTTTGATGAAAAAGAGGCTGCCGGCACGCCGTATAAGGGGATCGGGATGGCACTTTTTATGCATGGCGGCGGTTTTACGGGGGAGGGAGAGACGCTTTTGGCTTCAAAAGTGTGGCTCGACCTTCACGATAACGGGATGGTCGAGATCAGGATCGGCAGTGTCGAGATGGGACAGGGAACCTTGACGGCACTGCCGCAGATCGTAGCCGACGTGCTGGCACTTCCGATCACGATGATTCGATATCATCTTCCCAATACCGCCAAAGTCGCCGACAGCGGGCCTACCGTCGCTTCGCGTACCGTGATGATCGTCGGAGAGCTTCTAAGGGAGGCGGCAAACGCGCTTAAAGAGGCGCTTGGTCGCTACGGCAGCGAGGCCGAGTACCTTGACGCCGTCAGGGCCTATCTCAAAAGCGGTGCACAGAGCCGTTTTCAGGCGGCCTATCAAAAACCTGACACCGTTCAATGGGATGAGGAGCATTTTTACGGCAACGGGTATGACGGCTACTCTCTGGGCTGCTATGTCGCTGAAGTCGAAGTCGACCCCGTCGATTACAGGGTACGGGTCAGCGACTTTTATGCCTACAACGATGTCGGAAAAGTAGTCAATCCCATGATGGCGGAGGGACAGGTGGAGGGCGGCGTGGCCCAGGGGATCGGCTACGCCCTCTATGAGAGGATCGCCTATCAGGACGGCAAACTCAGAAGCAGCCGTCTCAGTGATTACAGTGTGCCTCTGGCAGCGGATCTGCCAAAACTGCATATCGCTTTTCTCAATACGGATGAACCGTCAAAAGGGCTGGGCGAACTTCCGATGGACGGCCCTGCCGCCGCGATCGGCAATGCTCTAACCCATGCACTTGACACCGCTTTTGACAACCTGACCATCACCCCTGAAGTCGTGGAGCAAAAATGCAGATAA
- a CDS encoding DMT family transporter: MTKLFIVLLSFLSGIASSTQGLYNGYWKESIDLKTVLVVNSLVVFASVFLFYIITTENGFKVPLEKMDPSILIGGFCGFFVIMVFAIAFPAIGATATSLLFISGLLIASLLYDHLGALNLAVNSITLQKVSGVLLVLLGSYIALRSPA; this comes from the coding sequence TTGACTAAACTGTTTATCGTGCTCCTGAGCTTTCTCTCCGGGATCGCTTCGAGTACCCAGGGGCTTTATAACGGCTACTGGAAAGAGAGCATCGACCTGAAAACCGTCCTGGTGGTGAATTCGCTGGTGGTTTTTGCCTCGGTATTTCTCTTTTATATCATCACGACGGAAAACGGCTTTAAAGTGCCGCTGGAGAAGATGGACCCCTCCATTCTCATCGGCGGTTTCTGCGGCTTTTTCGTCATCATGGTGTTTGCCATCGCCTTTCCCGCCATCGGTGCAACGGCAACATCGCTGCTCTTCATCTCCGGCCTGCTGATCGCCTCGCTTCTATATGACCATCTCGGTGCCCTGAACCTCGCTGTCAACAGCATCACGCTGCAGAAAGTTTCCGGTGTCCTTCTGGTGCTGCTGGGGAGCTATATCGCCCTGAGGAGTCCGGCATGA